Within Conexibacter woesei DSM 14684, the genomic segment ACCGCCCGCGCGCGCGCCGCGGCACGACCGATCGCACGGTCGTGCGCGCGAATCTGCTCGGCGACCTGGTCCCCGACCCGCTGCACCGGGTTGAGCGACGTCATCGGGTCCTGGAAGACGAACGCGATCTCCGCCCCGCGGATCGTTCGCAGCTGGTTCTCAGAGGCCGACAGCAGCTCGAGGCCGCGGTACGTCGCGCTGCCCGTGAAGCGCGCGTTCGGCGAGCGGTTCAGGCCCAGCAACGCCATCGCCGTCACCGACTTGCCCGCGCCGGACTCGCCGACGAGCGCGAGCACCTCGCCCGCCGCGAGCGTCAGCGACACGCCGGCGACCGCGTGCACGACGCCGTCGTCGCCGTGGAAGTCGACCCGCAGGTCTGCGACCGTCAACAGCGGCACGCTCATGACACCACCCGCACACGTGGGTCGAGCAGCGCGTAGACGACGTCGACGAGCGTGTTCAGGAACACGATCAGGAACGCCCCCAGCAGCGTCACGGCGAGCACCGGCGGGACGTCGAAGCGGCCGATCGCCTGCGCGAAGTACTGGCCGACGCCCTGGAGATCGAAGACCGTCTCCGTCAGCACGGCGCCGCCGCCGATCACCACGCCGAGGTCGAGGCCCCACAGCGTGATGACCGGGATCAGCGCGTTGCGCAGCACGTGGGCGAACAGCACGCGCCGCTCGGAGATGCCCTTGGCGCGCGCGGTGCGAACGTAGTCGTCGTCGATCGTGTCGAGCACGCTGGAGCGCAGCACGCGCGAGTAGACGCCGACGTAGAGGATCGCGAGCGCGACCCACGGCAGCACGAGGTGGTAAGCCCACTGGCCGATCCCACCGGCTGCGATCTCGCTGTAGCCGCCGTTGGGGAACCAGCCGAGCTTGTAGCCGAGGAAGTAGCTCATCAGCGCGCCGAGCAGGAAGACCGGCATCGAGACGCCGACGAGCGCCAGCACGGTCAGCAGCCGATCGCTGATCCGCCCTGCCCGCACGGCGCTGTAGAGGCCGAGCGCGACGCCCAGCACGATCCACAGGATCGCCGCGCCGAGCGCGAGTGACAGCGTGCGTGGCAGGCCCTTGCCGATCTCCTCGAGCACGTTCGTCTGGTCGGTGTAGGAGACGAGGCTGCCCGAAAGGACCTGTCTCATCATGATCAGGTACTGCTCGGGCAGCGGTGCGTCGAAGTGCCAGGTCTCGCGGATCTGCTCGACCTGCAGCGGCGTCGCGTTCTTGCCGGCCATCCGCACCGCGGGGTCGCCCGCGGGGATCACCTGGAAGATCACGAACACGAGCACCGAGACGGCGAACATCACCAACGCCATTCCGAGCGCGCGGCGGAGCAGGAAG encodes:
- a CDS encoding ABC transporter permease; the encoded protein is MARFLLRRALGMALVMFAVSVLVFVIFQVIPAGDPAVRMAGKNATPLQVEQIRETWHFDAPLPEQYLIMMRQVLSGSLVSYTDQTNVLEEIGKGLPRTLSLALGAAILWIVLGVALGLYSAVRAGRISDRLLTVLALVGVSMPVFLLGALMSYFLGYKLGWFPNGGYSEIAAGGIGQWAYHLVLPWVALAILYVGVYSRVLRSSVLDTIDDDYVRTARAKGISERRVLFAHVLRNALIPVITLWGLDLGVVIGGGAVLTETVFDLQGVGQYFAQAIGRFDVPPVLAVTLLGAFLIVFLNTLVDVVYALLDPRVRVVS